Genomic window (Allostreptomyces psammosilenae):
GCCGAGCGCGTACGGCCGGCCGCTGACCACGAGCAGCACCACCGGGGTGCCGGTGTCCAGCACGGCCTCGACCAGTTCGCGCTGCACGCCGGGGAGGGTGAGGTCCGGGGCGTCGCAGCCCTCGCCGGAGGTGCCGCGCCCGAACAGGCCGGCCAGGTCGCCGACGGCCACCACGCACAGGTCGGCGACGGCCGCCGCCTCCACCGCGGCCGGGATGCCGGAGCGGTCCTCGCCGCGCACGTCGCAGCCGGCGACGTGGGTGGTCTGGGTGGCGCCCAGGCCGTCGCGCAGCGCGTCGAGCACGGTGGGCACGGACACGCCCATCGGCCAGTCGGGGTGGAGGGTGCCGACGTGGGCGGGGAAGGAGTAGCAGCCCTGCATGCCGAGGGCGCTGTCGGCGAGCGGGCCGACGACGGCGAGCCGTCCGGGCGGGGTGGTCAGCGGCAGCAGGCCGGAGTCGTTGGCCAGCAGCACCACGGACTCGCGCGCCAGGCGGCGGGCCAGCTCGCGGTTGCCGGCCGGGTCGAGGTCGAGGGCGTCGGCGGCGGCCTCGTCCAGCGCGCCGTCGGCGCCGCGCAGTGCGACCGGCTCGGGGCGCCAGTCGGCGTCCAGCAGGCCCAGCTCGCACTTCTGCCGCAGCACCCGCTCCAGCGCCCGGTCCACCAGGGCCTCGGGCACCTCGCCGGAGCGGACCCGCTCGACCAGCGGCTCGCCGTAGCAGCGCACGTTGGGCAGCTCGATGTCCACGCCGGCGGCCAGCGCCTGGGCGCCGGCGTCGCCGGGGTCGGCCGCGACCCGGTGCAGCGTCTCCAGGAAGGAGACGCCGAAGTAGTCGGCGACGACGGTGCCGTCGAAGCCCCAGCGGTCGCGCAGCAGGGTGGTCAGCAGCTCTCCGTTCGCGGCGGAGGGCAGGCCGTCGGTGTCGGTGTAGGCCTGCATGACGGAGCGGGCGCCGCCCTCGCGCAGCGCGATCTCGAAGGGCGGCAGGACGACGTCGGCGTACTCGCGCGGGCCCATGCTGACCGGGGCGTGGTTGCGTCCGGTGCGGGAGGCGGAGTAGCCGGCGAAGTGCTTGAGGGTGGCGATGATCCCGGCGGACTCCAGGCCGCGCACGTAGGCGGCCCCGATGGTGCCGACGAGGTACGGGTCCTCGCCGATGGTCTCCTCCACCCGGCCCCAGCGCAGGTCGCGGACGACGTCCAGCACCGGGGACAGGCCCTGGTGGACGCCGACGCCGCGCATGTCGCGGCCGATGGCGGCGGCCATCTCGCCGACCAGCTCCGGGTCGAAGGCGGCGCCCCAGGCCAGCGGCACGGGGTAGATGGTGGCGCCCCAGGCGGTGAAGCCGGCGAGGCACTCCTCGTGGGCGACGGCCGGGATGCCGAAGCGGTTGGCGGCGGCGATCTCCCGCTGGCTGGCGATGAGCGAGCGCACGCCGGCGGACGGCTCGACCGGCCGGGTGCCGAAGACCCGGGTGAGCTGGCCGAGGCCGTCGGCGATGGCCTGCTCCCACGGCGGGGAGTCGTCGGCGAGGTCGTCCTGGTGCGGGGCGACGCCCTGGCCGTCGACGGTGGCGGCGACCCAGATGCTGCCGAGCTGGTGGACCTTCTCCTCCAGGGTCATCCGGGACATGAGGTCGGCCACCCGCTCGCGGACCGGCCGGGCGGGGTCCCGCCACGGGGCGTCGGGGTGCCCGGCGGCCGGTGAGGCGGCCGGCGCGGCGGGGACGGGCGTGCCGGCCGGGGCGCCGGTGCCGTCGGTGCCGACGGCACCGGCCGTGGTGGCGGTGGTGGGGATCTGCTCCATGGCTACCTTCTCGCTGGGGCATCCGGCGCCGGGTGGGGGCGGGTGCGGGACAGCCGGGTCTTCGGAGGGACTGGCTGTCCGACAGTATCGGAACGTCATGGAAAGTTTCTAGACACCCCCGGTCGCCACCTGCGGACTCGGCCGTCGTCGCAGGCCAGTGGGGCGATGTCGGCGGCGTGGCCCGGCTCGTCCGGTACGCCCGTTTGTGGCGAAAAGCATCTGGTATGGGCGCTACGAAAATGACACCATCGGAACCATTGACGCGAGTGTGAGCCCAGTCGTAACGTCCCCACCACCGAAACTATCGGTGACTTCCTGATTGTTTCTGAGCCAATGTTTCTGAGCCCCGCGGCGTGGCGGGAACGGGACCTCCCACGCCAACGGACCGGCGCCACCCGCCCGGTCGACGCCGGGAGTCCCCAACGCGCTCAGGGAGCGAGACCATGACGACGACACACCAGCTCGGTAGGCGGGGGTTCCTGGCGGCGATGGCCGCCGGAGCCGCCGCCCTCACCCTGTCGGGCTGCGGAGCCGCCTCCGGCACGGGGCGCAGGAACGGCCTGGGGGTCTGGACCCTCCAGGATGCTGTGCAGAACGAGATCCAGCAGGGGGCCATCGACGCCTTCGTCGCCAGCAGTGGCGAGAGCGCGTCGCTGAACGTGTTCCCCAACACCGGCTTCACCCAGAAGCTGCGCGTCGCCATGGGCAGCGGCGACGGCCCCGACGTCTTCTTCAACTGGGGCGGTGCCAGCCTGCGCCCCTACTTCGAGGCGGGGATGGCCGTCGACCTCACCGACGAGCTGGAGCGGGACCAGGCCTGGCGGGACGCCTTCCTGCCCTCCGTGCTCGACGCCGGCCGGATCGACGGCCGCTACTGCGGGATCCCGCTGCGCGGCATGCAGCCGGTCATCCTCTTCTACAACCGGCAGGTCTTCGACGCCGCCGGCGTGGAGCCGCCGGCCACCTACGACGACATGCTGGACCTCATCGAGGTGTTCAAGAGCCGCGACACCATCCCCATCGCCCTCGCCGGCACCCAGAGCTGGTGCGAGCTGATGTGGATCGAGTACCTGGCCGACCGCCTCGGCGGCGCCCAGCCCGCCCAGCGGGCCTTCAACGCCGAGCGCGGCGCCTGGGAGGACCCGGCGATGGTCGGCGCCCTGGAGCGGATCCGCGAGCTCGTCGACCTCGGCGCCTTCGGCAGCAACTTCACCGCGGTCACCTACGAGGCCGGCGGCGCCTCCACCCTGTTCGCCCAGGGCCGCGCCGCCATGCACCTGATGGGCTCCTGGGAGTACACCAACCAGCTCGACCAGCAGCCCGAGTTCGCCCGCGACGGCCTCGCCTGGGCGCCGTTCCCCACCATCGCGGGCGGCACCGGCGACCCCCGGTCCGTCGTCGGCAACCCCACCAACTACTTCTCGGTGAACGCCAGCAGCGGTGACGCCGCGGCCGGAGTCGAGTTCCTGCGCACCCAGATGGCCTCCGACGCCTACGTGGACGCGCTGATCGCCGGCGGCGACGTGCCCGCCGTGGCCGGTCTGGAGCAGCGGCTGGACAACCACCCGAGCCCCGAGTTCGCCAAGTACGTCTACAGCCTCGTGCAGGAGGCGCCCGACTTCACCCTCTCCTGGGACCAGGCACTGCCGCCCGCGGTGAAGGAGATCATGCTGAGCAGCCTCCAGCGGGTCTTCCTGGGCGAGCTCAGCCCCGAGCAGTTCGTCGAGACCATGGAGGTGGCCCAGTGAGCACGCTCGACACGTCGGCGAACGCGTCGACGCGGGCCGGGGCGTCCCCCGGCCGCGGTACCCGGAGCTCCGCCGGCTCGGGCTCGGCCGCGGCCACCCGCCGCGGCGGCGGCCGTGACGTCGGCGTCGACCGCGCCGCCCGCCCGGGCGCCCTCTACGCCCTGCCGGCCATCATCCTGTTCGCCGTCTTCGCGCTCGTCCCGCTGGTCATGGTGGTGTGGCTGTCGTTCACCTCGTGGAACGGCCTCGGCACCCCCCAGTGGTCCGGCCTGGAGAACTGGTCCAAGCTCTTCACCGACCCCGGCACCTGGCACTCGCTGCGCATCGTGCTGCTGCTGACCGTCCTCGGCTGGGTCGTGCAGACGCCGCTCTCCCTGCTGATCGGCGTGTGGGCGGCCGGCACCCAGCGCAACCGGGCGATCCTCTCGGCCATCTTCTTCCTGCCGCTGCTGTTCTCCGGCGCCGCCATCGCCCTGGTCTGGAAGTCGCTGCTCGACCCCAACTTCGGCCTGGCCAACGTCTTCGGCCCGTGGTTCGGCGTGGAGGACGGCAACCTGATCGGCACCAGCACCGGCGCGCTGCTGTGCATCGTGCTGGTCTCCACCTGGCAGTTCGTGCCCTTCCACACCCTGCTCTACCAGGCCGCCACCCGCGGCATCCCGGCCTCGCTCTACGAGGCCGCCACCCTCGACGGAGCCACCCGGGTGCAGCAGTTCCGGCACATCACCCTGCCGCAGCTGCGCAACACCCTGATCACCTCCTCCACCCTGATGATCGTCGGCTCGCTGACCACCTTCGAGACGATCCTCATCCTCACCAACGGCGGCCCCGGCGTCGCCACCCAGGCCCTGCCGTACCGGATGTACCAGCAGGCGTTCCTGAGCTACGACATGGGCTACGGCGCCGCGCTCGCCACCGTCCTGGTCCTCCTCGGGACCGTGCTCTCGCTGCTGATCGTCCGCTTCAGCGGCTACACCAAGATGCGCTCCACCCTGGAGGGGATCTGATGTCCGTCGCCACCGCGCCCAAGCCCACCCCCGCCGGGGGCAAGCCCCGCGGCGTCAGCCGCCCCAACTACACCGCCGGGGTGTTCGCCGCCATCTGGCTGGTGATCGTCGCCGTCCCGCTGTACTGCGTCGTCGCGTGGTCCGTGCAGGGCCAGGACGCCTACCTGGACAACGGGCCGCTGTCCCTGCCGTCCACGATCACCTTCAGCAACGTCACCGACGTGCTGAACAGCGGGTTCGCCCGGGGCTTCTGGAACACCGCGATCGTCACCGTGGTCAGTGTGGTCCTCACCCTGCTGGTGGCCGTCCCGGCCGCCTACGCCGTGGTCCGCTCGCCCAGCCGGATCGTCTCCAGCATCTTCGGCATCTTCCTGCTGGGCCTGGCCATCCCGGCCCAGGCCGTGATCATCCCGGTCTACCTGATGATCAGCCGGATGGGGCTCTACGACAGCCTGCTCGCGGTGATCCTGCCCACCGTGGCCTTCGGCCTGCCGCTGGCCGTGCTGGTGCTGGCCGGCTCGCTGCGCGACGTGCCGCGCGAGCAGTACGAGGCGATGACCCTGGACGGCGCCGGCCCGCTGCGCACCATGCTCAGCCTGGTCATCCCGATGTCCCGCAGCAGCCTGGTGGCCGTCGGCATCTACACCGCGCTGACCGCCTGGAACGGCTTCCTGTTCCCGCTGATCCTCACCCAGAGCGAGGAGAACCGGGTGCTGACGCTGAACCTGTTCAACTTCCAGACCGAGCGCGGCCTCAACGTGCCCGGCCTGATGATGGCGGTGCTCTTCACCGCCGCGCCGATCTTCCTCGCCTACATCTTCGCCCGCCGCTGGCTCATCGCCGGTCTCGCGGGCGTGGGCGGGAAGTGACCCCCACCCGGCGAAGGCGTCCGGTCGGATCGTAAGGACCCGACCGGACGCGGAACCGATCAGCGCACCCATGACGAGCGGCGCGGCGCCCCGCGGCGGCGCGCCGCACGACGAGCGGCGGCCGGGCCGGCCCCCGACACCGGCCCGGCCGCCGCTCCGCACGGAAGGCACGATCGCGGTGACCCACCCCGCCACCACCGCGCACGGCGAGAACACCACTGCCACTGCCGCCCCCGCCCCCGAGCGGGGGACGTCCGCCGCCCGGCGCCGCGCGTCCGCCCGTCCGGCGAGCGGAACAACCCCCTCCCACTCGCCGGCGACCGTCCACCTGGCCGCATCCGGCCGGGTGGACCGTGACGCCCTCGCCCCCTCCCGCCATGAGCTGGTAGGGGTCGAGGGCTCTCGCGCGCCGCGCGCCGGTTCCGCGCTCTCCGGCGCCCTCGTCCCGCCGGGTGCGGGATAGTACGCTCACCATCGCGATGAATCGATTCAAGCCATTCTCGTCCCCCTCCCCGTCACAGCCGATCGGCCGACCGGCCGACCGGTCGAGCAGTCGCACCTGACCTGACAGGCCCGTGGTGGCCTGTCCGACGTCCAGCCGTCGAGGAGACGCGCACCGTGAAGACCTTCCGCACCGCCATCGTGGGCACCGGCGGAATCGCCGCCATCCACGCCGAGAACCTCACCGACCTCGGCGGGCGAGCCGAGATCGTCGCCGCCGCCGACGTGGACCCGGACCGCCTGGACGCCTTCTGCGACCGCTGGGACGTGTCCGGGCGCTACCCCGACCTCGCCACCCTGCTGCGCGAGGAGCGCCCCGACGTCGTCCACCTGTGCACCCCACCCGGCCTGCACAAGGAGCAGGTCCTGGCCTGCCTGACCGCCGGGGTCAACGTGCTCTGCGAGAAGCCCCCCACGCTGAGCCTGTCCGACATGGACGAGATCGCCGCCGTGGAGAAGGTCAGCGGCGCGCACTTCGCCACCGTCTTCCAGCACCGCTTCGGCTCGGCCGCCGTCAAGCTGCGCCGGCTCGTCGCGGAGGGCGCGTTCGGACGGCCGCTGGTCGCCGTCTGCAACACCCTGTGGTACCGGCCGGTGGAGTACTTCGCCGTGCCGTGGCGCGGCAAGTGGGAGATCGAGGGCGGCGGGCCCACCATGGGCCACGGCATCCACCAGTTCGACCTGCTGCTCTCCATCCTCGGCGAGTGGGAGGAGATCACCGCCGTCGCCGCCCGGCAGGCCCGCCCCACCGCCACCGAGGACTTCTCCGCGGGCATGGTGCGGTTCGCCAACGGGGCGGTGGCCTCCATCGTCAACTCGCTGCTCTCCCCCCGGGAGACCAGTTACCTGCGCTTCGACTTCGAGTACGCCACCGTCGAGGTCGAGCACCTGTACGGCTACGGCGACGAGAACTGGAAGGTCACGCCGGCCCCCGGCCACGAGGAGGCCGTGCGCCTGGCGTGGGAGAGCGGCGAGAGCGGCGTGCCGTCCGGCCACGGTGCCCAGTTCACCGCGCTCTTCGACGCCCTGGAGGCCGGTGAGGCGCTGCCGGTCACCGTCGAGCAGTCCCGCGCGACCATGGAGTTCGTGGCCGCCACCTACGCCTCCGCCTTCTCCGGCCGGGCGGTGCGGCGCGGCGAGATCGGGCCGGACTCCGCGCACTACCGCCGGATGGACGGCGCCGGCGCCCCGTGGGCCGCCGAGTCGCCCGAGCCGTCCGAGCCGTCCGCCGCCGCGCCCACCGAGGAGGCCCGCGCATGACCGCCCTGCCCAGCCCCTTCCTCCCCTCCACCGAGCCGCCGCCGAGCGGCCTCGGCCTCGTCCACGAGGAGGGCCTGTCGCTGCGCGTCACCTACGACGGCCGCGAGCTGACCCGCTACGTCTACCGGCCCTGGGACGCCCAGCTGGAGTCGCCCCGGCCGTACTTCCACCCGCTGCACACCCTCGGCGGCGACCTCGTCAGCCTCTACCGCCCCTGGGACCACGTGTGGCACAAGGGCATCGCCTGGTCGCTGCCCAACATCGAGACCGAGAACTTCTGGGGCGGCACCACCTACCGCCGCGGCATCGGCTACGCCCAGTACGACAACGACGGCTCGATGGACCACGAGACCTTCGAGCACCTGTCGCTGCGCCAGGACGTGCTCCGGGTCGCCGAGCGGCTGCGCTGGCACACCCAGGCCGGCGAGGCCTGGTTCGCCGAGCGGCGCCGCTTCGCCCTCACCCTGCTGCCCGGCCAGGACGCCTGGGCGCTGCTGTTCGAGACCGCGATGACCAACGTGCGCGGACGGCGCACCCTCATCGGCAGCCCGACCACCGAGGGCCGCGACAACGCCGGCTACGGCGGCCTGTTCTGGCGCGGTCCGCGCGCCTTCACCGGCGGCCGGATCCACATGCCCGGCCGGACCGGCGCCGACGAGCTGATGGGGGAGCGGGCGCCGTGGGTGGCCTTCACCGGCCAGCACGACGACCACGGCCGGCACTCCACGCTGGCCTTCGTGGACGCCCCGGACAACGCCGAGCGGCCCACCCAGTGGTTCGTCCGCTCCGAGATGTTCGCCTGCGTCTGCCCCGCCCCGTTCTTCAGCGAGGAGATCCCGGTCGAGGACGGCGAGACGCTGACCCGCCGCTACGCCGTGGTGATCGCCGACGGGGACCGCGGGCTGGACGGCGCGGAGAAG
Coding sequences:
- a CDS encoding beta-xylosidase/alpha-l-arabinosidase, which produces MEQIPTTATTAGAVGTDGTGAPAGTPVPAAPAASPAAGHPDAPWRDPARPVRERVADLMSRMTLEEKVHQLGSIWVAATVDGQGVAPHQDDLADDSPPWEQAIADGLGQLTRVFGTRPVEPSAGVRSLIASQREIAAANRFGIPAVAHEECLAGFTAWGATIYPVPLAWGAAFDPELVGEMAAAIGRDMRGVGVHQGLSPVLDVVRDLRWGRVEETIGEDPYLVGTIGAAYVRGLESAGIIATLKHFAGYSASRTGRNHAPVSMGPREYADVVLPPFEIALREGGARSVMQAYTDTDGLPSAANGELLTTLLRDRWGFDGTVVADYFGVSFLETLHRVAADPGDAGAQALAAGVDIELPNVRCYGEPLVERVRSGEVPEALVDRALERVLRQKCELGLLDADWRPEPVALRGADGALDEAAADALDLDPAGNRELARRLARESVVLLANDSGLLPLTTPPGRLAVVGPLADSALGMQGCYSFPAHVGTLHPDWPMGVSVPTVLDALRDGLGATQTTHVAGCDVRGEDRSGIPAAVEAAAVADLCVVAVGDLAGLFGRGTSGEGCDAPDLTLPGVQRELVEAVLDTGTPVVLLVVSGRPYALGGLAERAAAVVQTFFPGEEGATAIADVLSGRVNPSGRLPVSVPRTPGGQPWTYLNPPLGQANEVSALDPTPLFPFGHGLSYTRFGYRDLTLDAAEVPVDGEVEIACTVVNEGDRAGTEVVQLYLGDPVAQVVRPVTLLAGYARVDLEPGAAARVRFRLHADRTSFTGREGRRIVEPGRIEVRIGRSSADTALADAFTLTGKVREVGHDRVLTTPVEVTAVEITPAG
- a CDS encoding Gfo/Idh/MocA family protein, whose product is MKTFRTAIVGTGGIAAIHAENLTDLGGRAEIVAAADVDPDRLDAFCDRWDVSGRYPDLATLLREERPDVVHLCTPPGLHKEQVLACLTAGVNVLCEKPPTLSLSDMDEIAAVEKVSGAHFATVFQHRFGSAAVKLRRLVAEGAFGRPLVAVCNTLWYRPVEYFAVPWRGKWEIEGGGPTMGHGIHQFDLLLSILGEWEEITAVAARQARPTATEDFSAGMVRFANGAVASIVNSLLSPRETSYLRFDFEYATVEVEHLYGYGDENWKVTPAPGHEEAVRLAWESGESGVPSGHGAQFTALFDALEAGEALPVTVEQSRATMEFVAATYASAFSGRAVRRGEIGPDSAHYRRMDGAGAPWAAESPEPSEPSAAAPTEEARA
- a CDS encoding DUF6807 domain-containing protein is translated as MTALPSPFLPSTEPPPSGLGLVHEEGLSLRVTYDGRELTRYVYRPWDAQLESPRPYFHPLHTLGGDLVSLYRPWDHVWHKGIAWSLPNIETENFWGGTTYRRGIGYAQYDNDGSMDHETFEHLSLRQDVLRVAERLRWHTQAGEAWFAERRRFALTLLPGQDAWALLFETAMTNVRGRRTLIGSPTTEGRDNAGYGGLFWRGPRAFTGGRIHMPGRTGADELMGERAPWVAFTGQHDDHGRHSTLAFVDAPDNAERPTQWFVRSEMFACVCPAPFFSEEIPVEDGETLTRRYAVVIADGDRGLDGAEKLALAGTEALAVLGEEWTA
- a CDS encoding carbohydrate ABC transporter permease, which codes for MSTLDTSANASTRAGASPGRGTRSSAGSGSAAATRRGGGRDVGVDRAARPGALYALPAIILFAVFALVPLVMVVWLSFTSWNGLGTPQWSGLENWSKLFTDPGTWHSLRIVLLLTVLGWVVQTPLSLLIGVWAAGTQRNRAILSAIFFLPLLFSGAAIALVWKSLLDPNFGLANVFGPWFGVEDGNLIGTSTGALLCIVLVSTWQFVPFHTLLYQAATRGIPASLYEAATLDGATRVQQFRHITLPQLRNTLITSSTLMIVGSLTTFETILILTNGGPGVATQALPYRMYQQAFLSYDMGYGAALATVLVLLGTVLSLLIVRFSGYTKMRSTLEGI
- a CDS encoding ABC transporter substrate-binding protein, yielding MTTTHQLGRRGFLAAMAAGAAALTLSGCGAASGTGRRNGLGVWTLQDAVQNEIQQGAIDAFVASSGESASLNVFPNTGFTQKLRVAMGSGDGPDVFFNWGGASLRPYFEAGMAVDLTDELERDQAWRDAFLPSVLDAGRIDGRYCGIPLRGMQPVILFYNRQVFDAAGVEPPATYDDMLDLIEVFKSRDTIPIALAGTQSWCELMWIEYLADRLGGAQPAQRAFNAERGAWEDPAMVGALERIRELVDLGAFGSNFTAVTYEAGGASTLFAQGRAAMHLMGSWEYTNQLDQQPEFARDGLAWAPFPTIAGGTGDPRSVVGNPTNYFSVNASSGDAAAGVEFLRTQMASDAYVDALIAGGDVPAVAGLEQRLDNHPSPEFAKYVYSLVQEAPDFTLSWDQALPPAVKEIMLSSLQRVFLGELSPEQFVETMEVAQ
- a CDS encoding carbohydrate ABC transporter permease, whose product is MSVATAPKPTPAGGKPRGVSRPNYTAGVFAAIWLVIVAVPLYCVVAWSVQGQDAYLDNGPLSLPSTITFSNVTDVLNSGFARGFWNTAIVTVVSVVLTLLVAVPAAYAVVRSPSRIVSSIFGIFLLGLAIPAQAVIIPVYLMISRMGLYDSLLAVILPTVAFGLPLAVLVLAGSLRDVPREQYEAMTLDGAGPLRTMLSLVIPMSRSSLVAVGIYTALTAWNGFLFPLILTQSEENRVLTLNLFNFQTERGLNVPGLMMAVLFTAAPIFLAYIFARRWLIAGLAGVGGK